In Brevibacillus brevis, a genomic segment contains:
- the yihA gene encoding ribosome biogenesis GTP-binding protein YihA/YsxC has product MKVTSAEFVISAVGPKQYPEDGLHEIALVGRSNVGKSSLLNKMMNRKGLARISSRPGKTQTLNYFRVNQMLYFVDFPGYGYAKVSKSIKEQWGKMIESYLKNRRELRFVIQLVDIRHAPSKDDIAMYDWCKQIGIPTVVVATKGDKIARGRWLQHMKVIRQSLQMRGDDSLIVFSSETGQGKDELWGEILRRLKAAGEGQEGSGVETTTPASTNQAE; this is encoded by the coding sequence ATGAAAGTGACGTCAGCCGAATTTGTCATCAGTGCGGTAGGACCGAAGCAATACCCGGAGGACGGCCTGCACGAGATTGCGCTCGTGGGCCGTTCCAACGTGGGCAAATCATCCTTGCTCAACAAAATGATGAACCGCAAAGGGCTCGCCCGGATCAGCTCCCGTCCCGGGAAAACGCAAACGCTCAACTACTTCCGCGTCAACCAGATGCTCTATTTCGTCGACTTTCCCGGGTATGGCTACGCCAAGGTGTCGAAGAGCATCAAGGAGCAATGGGGCAAGATGATCGAGAGCTACCTGAAAAACCGCAGGGAGCTCCGCTTTGTCATCCAGCTGGTTGACATTCGCCACGCGCCGAGCAAGGACGACATCGCCATGTACGACTGGTGCAAGCAGATCGGGATTCCGACGGTCGTGGTGGCGACGAAAGGGGATAAAATCGCCCGCGGACGCTGGCTGCAGCATATGAAGGTCATCCGTCAGAGCTTGCAGATGCGCGGTGACGATTCCCTTATCGTGTTCTCCTCGGAGACAGGCCAGGGCAAAGACGAGCTGTGGGGCGAAATTCTTCGCCGCTTGAAGGCAGCGGGTGAAGGACAGGAAGGCTCGGGCGTAGAAACAACTACACCGGCTTCGACCAATCAGGCAGAGTGA
- a CDS encoding protein O-GlcNAcase translates to MSEVARFAVRGVIEGFYGTPWTHAERLDMINFLGRHEYNAYFYSPKDDLYLREKWMDQHPDRAMREIQELIEASRKSGLQFVYCLSPGLSMEYASESHIERLLVKYRAMYDRGVRFFSVLFDDIPMHLLFPADVQRFAHLAAAHVHTVLRVWEEMSRWDGEVRLVVCPTQYNGLGKEPYIQHLGRHLPKEIDLFWTGRFVCSPFLTDGDAKRFREHTGHKPLYWDNYPVNDLAMANELHIGPLRHRDPDLWSHSAGYVANAMSRPECSKIPLITTAAYLRDPLGYDPQTAWEAAVKEVAGPEDAEAFMRFADNVQSSFLNEVESPRMMEALLAFRFQFLQGDARLAVQQLQGLFLEMEQSAEQLLRGMSNQKLAQECRPWLEKYHHWAKVGWSAVGLVEAGTNGRLTQAAYYLLKMKQWLKRAEKLPQKVCGQVMNLFVEAVLQEVRKTT, encoded by the coding sequence GTGAGCGAGGTTGCGCGCTTTGCCGTTCGAGGCGTGATCGAAGGCTTCTACGGAACGCCCTGGACGCATGCAGAGCGGCTGGACATGATCAATTTTTTGGGAAGGCATGAGTACAACGCCTATTTTTATTCTCCCAAGGACGACCTGTACCTGCGGGAAAAATGGATGGACCAGCACCCGGATCGGGCCATGCGGGAAATCCAGGAACTGATTGAAGCTTCCCGAAAAAGCGGGCTGCAGTTCGTGTACTGCCTCAGCCCGGGGCTTAGCATGGAATACGCAAGCGAGAGTCACATCGAACGGCTCCTGGTCAAATACCGGGCGATGTACGACAGAGGGGTCCGATTTTTTTCCGTTCTCTTCGACGACATCCCGATGCACCTGCTGTTCCCTGCTGACGTCCAGCGCTTTGCCCATTTGGCGGCTGCCCACGTCCATACGGTCCTGCGGGTGTGGGAAGAGATGAGCCGTTGGGACGGCGAAGTCAGGCTTGTCGTCTGTCCGACCCAATATAACGGCCTCGGAAAAGAGCCGTACATACAGCACTTGGGCCGGCATTTGCCGAAAGAAATCGATTTGTTTTGGACCGGGCGCTTCGTCTGCTCGCCGTTTTTGACAGATGGAGACGCGAAGAGGTTTCGGGAGCATACCGGCCACAAGCCGCTTTACTGGGACAACTATCCGGTGAATGACCTGGCGATGGCAAACGAGCTGCACATCGGGCCGCTTCGCCATCGCGATCCCGATTTGTGGAGCCATTCCGCGGGATATGTGGCCAATGCCATGTCCAGGCCGGAATGCTCGAAGATTCCCTTGATTACGACGGCGGCCTATTTGCGGGATCCGCTGGGCTACGATCCGCAGACGGCATGGGAAGCTGCGGTGAAAGAAGTGGCAGGCCCCGAGGACGCCGAGGCCTTCATGCGCTTCGCGGACAACGTGCAGAGCTCGTTTCTGAACGAGGTGGAGTCTCCTCGGATGATGGAAGCGCTGCTTGCGTTTCGCTTTCAGTTTCTGCAGGGCGATGCGCGCCTGGCCGTTCAACAGCTGCAAGGGCTTTTCCTCGAGATGGAACAGTCGGCGGAGCAGCTGCTGCGCGGGATGAGCAATCAAAAGCTGGCCCAGGAATGCCGCCCCTGGCTGGAAAAATACCATCATTGGGCGAAGGTCGGGTGGTCGGCCGTCGGGCTGGTGGAGGCGGGAACGAACGGAAGGCTTACGCAAGCTGCCTATTATTTGCTCAAAATGAAGCAATGGCTGAAGCGGGCGGAAAAGCTGCCGCAAAAGGTGTGCGGGCAAGTCATGAATCTGTTCGTGGAGGCCGTGCTCCAGGAAGTGCGAAAGACGACATAG
- the hemA gene encoding glutamyl-tRNA reductase, producing MDILLLGLNYKTAPVEIREKFTFSDDGTARALHLLSQTKSIAECIILGTCNRTEIYVVCDQANIGRDYTRRFLAEWFGVEKEQFKDHLYIKENEQAIDHLFRVSAGLDSMVVGETQILGQVRDAFLLAQEHATTGTVFNTLFKQAITFAKRAHTETAIGQNAVSVSYAAVELGKKIFGSFAGKSVLIVGAGKMSELTAKHLHANGSERVLVANRTLERAQLLAEKFQGDSCTMEQLPEALLEADIVISSTGASGYVLGKKDLAPIMKKRKHRPLFMVDIAVPRDLNPDLHDLDNVYLYDIDDLEGIVASNVAERSREAERIETMIADEIVAFTNWYQTLGVAPLIAALREKALGIQGEAMRKIENKLPDLTERELHIIRKTTKGIVNQLMHDPVVRLKELAAAKHGEDVLEMFTKMFALEEILERAEQEAKWADGKTKQATPLEKALVSRIRE from the coding sequence ATGGATATTCTTTTGCTGGGCCTCAACTACAAAACGGCGCCTGTCGAAATCCGCGAAAAATTTACGTTTAGCGATGACGGGACCGCACGCGCTCTTCATCTTCTCTCCCAGACGAAGAGTATCGCGGAATGTATCATTCTCGGAACGTGCAACCGCACGGAGATTTATGTCGTTTGCGACCAAGCCAACATCGGCCGCGACTATACCCGCAGGTTTCTGGCGGAGTGGTTCGGCGTCGAGAAAGAGCAATTCAAGGATCACTTGTATATAAAAGAAAACGAGCAGGCGATCGACCACTTGTTCCGCGTGTCTGCCGGGCTTGATTCGATGGTTGTCGGGGAGACGCAAATTTTGGGCCAGGTGCGCGACGCCTTTCTCCTGGCACAGGAACACGCGACTACCGGGACGGTGTTCAACACCTTGTTCAAGCAGGCGATCACGTTTGCGAAGCGCGCCCATACGGAGACGGCGATCGGCCAGAACGCCGTATCGGTCAGCTACGCTGCGGTGGAGCTGGGGAAAAAGATCTTCGGTTCCTTCGCGGGAAAATCCGTCCTGATCGTCGGAGCAGGCAAGATGAGCGAGCTGACGGCGAAGCATCTGCACGCCAACGGTTCGGAAAGAGTGCTCGTCGCCAACCGCACCTTGGAGAGGGCGCAGCTGCTGGCGGAGAAATTCCAGGGCGATTCCTGTACGATGGAGCAGCTGCCGGAGGCGCTGCTCGAAGCCGACATCGTCATCAGTTCGACGGGAGCGAGCGGCTACGTGCTGGGCAAAAAGGACCTGGCTCCCATCATGAAAAAGCGGAAGCACCGTCCGCTGTTCATGGTGGACATCGCCGTGCCCCGCGACCTGAATCCGGACCTGCACGATCTGGACAACGTCTACTTGTACGACATCGATGACCTGGAAGGCATCGTGGCGAGCAACGTAGCCGAGCGCTCGCGGGAAGCCGAGCGGATCGAGACCATGATCGCGGATGAGATCGTCGCTTTCACGAACTGGTATCAAACATTGGGCGTAGCTCCCCTGATCGCCGCCCTGCGCGAGAAAGCGCTTGGCATTCAAGGCGAAGCCATGCGGAAAATCGAGAACAAGCTGCCCGACTTGACAGAGCGGGAGTTACATATCATCCGCAAGACCACGAAAGGCATCGTCAATCAGCTGATGCATGATCCGGTCGTCCGTCTCAAAGAATTGGCGGCAGCAAAGCATGGCGAAGACGTCCTTGAGATGTTCACCAAAATGTTTGCCCTGGAGGAAATCCTGGAGCGGGCGGAGCAGGAAGCCAAGTGGGCAGACGGGAAAACCAAACAGGCAACTCCCCTTGAGAAGGCTCTGGTATCCCGGATCCGCGAGTAA
- the hemB gene encoding porphobilinogen synthase produces MAQTFDRHRRLRRSAAMRNLVRENHVRMEDLIYPLFVVEGSNVKNEIPSMPGVYQFSLDQLAIEMEEIVAAGIQSVIMFGVPEHKDACGTGAYDDNAVTQQAIRQIKEAHPEMVVIADTCLCEYTDHGHCGVLHDGDVDNDESLKLLAQTAVSQAKAGADIIAPSNMMDGFVIAIREALDEAGFSHIPIMSYAVKYASAFYGPFRDAANSAPQFGDRKTYQMDPANSREGLREAASDVKEGADFLIVKPGIAFMDMVVRLRENFDLPIVAYNVSGEYSMVKAAAANGWIDEERIVMETLVGFKRAGADLIITYHAKDVAKWLRGE; encoded by the coding sequence ATGGCACAAACATTTGACCGCCATCGCCGCCTGCGTAGAAGTGCGGCCATGCGCAATCTGGTTCGGGAAAATCACGTTCGGATGGAAGATCTGATTTATCCGCTGTTCGTCGTGGAAGGCAGCAACGTGAAGAACGAAATCCCGTCGATGCCCGGGGTATACCAATTTTCCTTGGACCAGTTGGCCATCGAGATGGAGGAAATCGTCGCGGCAGGCATCCAGTCTGTCATCATGTTCGGAGTGCCGGAGCACAAGGATGCCTGCGGAACCGGGGCGTACGATGACAATGCCGTCACTCAGCAGGCCATTCGCCAGATCAAGGAAGCCCACCCGGAAATGGTCGTCATCGCAGACACATGCCTGTGCGAGTACACCGACCACGGCCATTGCGGCGTGCTGCACGACGGTGACGTAGACAATGACGAGTCACTCAAACTCTTGGCGCAGACGGCTGTTTCGCAGGCGAAGGCGGGAGCGGACATCATCGCGCCTTCCAACATGATGGACGGCTTCGTGATCGCGATCCGCGAAGCGCTGGACGAGGCAGGCTTCTCCCATATTCCGATCATGTCCTACGCGGTCAAATACGCGTCGGCGTTTTACGGACCGTTCCGCGACGCAGCCAATTCGGCACCGCAATTCGGCGACCGCAAGACCTACCAGATGGATCCGGCCAACTCCCGCGAAGGGCTGCGTGAAGCGGCTTCCGACGTGAAGGAAGGAGCGGACTTCCTGATCGTGAAGCCGGGCATTGCCTTCATGGACATGGTTGTGCGACTGCGGGAAAACTTCGATTTGCCGATCGTGGCATACAACGTCAGCGGCGAGTACTCCATGGTCAAAGCGGCGGCCGCCAACGGCTGGATCGACGAAGAGCGGATTGTAATGGAAACGTTGGTCGGCTTCAAGCGTGCCGGTGCCGATCTGATCATTACGTACCATGCGAAAGACGTTGCAAAATGGCTGCGAGGTGAATAA
- a CDS encoding alpha/beta hydrolase, which produces MTKQVQLANGLDVSYRDEGSGGETIILLHGFCGSSSYWEKIIPLLSPAFRVLAIDLRGHGGSSAPDEPYTMERFAEDLASFLDKLDLSAVHLFGHSLGGYVTLAFAEKHADRLKSFGLIHSTGFPDDEAAKANRDKGAENIRANGMEPFIKALVPKLFAPAHLASMPDEVKAAKEIGLATQPIGAIQTLKGMRDRQDRSRVLESTKLPVLLVAGTEDQIIPSEKTFTASGPNVEQVLLSKAGHMGMLEAPKELADAIVRFLSKN; this is translated from the coding sequence ATGACAAAACAAGTGCAGCTGGCAAACGGGCTTGACGTTTCGTACCGCGACGAGGGAAGCGGAGGGGAGACGATCATTCTTTTGCATGGTTTTTGCGGAAGCTCGTCTTATTGGGAAAAAATCATTCCGCTTCTGTCACCGGCTTTTCGCGTGCTGGCGATCGACTTGCGGGGGCACGGCGGCAGCTCGGCACCCGACGAGCCTTACACAATGGAGCGATTCGCCGAAGACCTCGCTTCTTTTCTGGACAAGCTTGATCTGTCCGCTGTCCATCTGTTCGGGCATTCGCTGGGAGGCTATGTGACCCTCGCGTTTGCGGAAAAGCATGCGGACCGCCTGAAGAGCTTCGGTTTGATCCATTCCACGGGTTTTCCCGACGACGAAGCGGCCAAGGCCAACCGGGACAAGGGAGCCGAAAATATCCGTGCGAACGGCATGGAGCCGTTTATCAAGGCGCTGGTACCGAAGCTGTTCGCGCCGGCGCATCTCGCGTCGATGCCGGACGAAGTGAAGGCGGCAAAGGAAATCGGACTTGCGACTCAGCCGATCGGAGCGATCCAGACCTTGAAAGGCATGCGAGACCGGCAGGACCGCAGCCGCGTCCTCGAGTCGACAAAGCTGCCTGTGCTGTTGGTCGCAGGTACGGAAGACCAGATCATTCCTTCCGAAAAAACCTTCACGGCGAGCGGGCCGAATGTGGAGCAGGTACTGCTCTCCAAAGCCGGGCACATGGGGATGCTAGAGGCGCCGAAAGAATTGGCGGATGCGATCGTCCGATTCTTGTCGAAAAATTAG
- a CDS encoding uroporphyrinogen-III synthase produces MTTPEAQGQSLGPLAGKRIMVTRAKSQVRELVEKIEAFGGEAYAFPLLKMVPPDDKSLLDEAIFRLGTYDWIIFTSVNGVGFFLERMREVGVGIQAITGQVAAVGPKTAAALEKEGLTVAAIPSDYVAEGLLASLHDLLKAGQRVLLPRADIARKALPHELARLGLDVTEVDVYHTVIDGQLAPEAAGRLQRKEIDGILFTSSSTVSHFVQAMAPFAQEGWLDRVCIACIGPITAETARQSGLHVDVVAAEYTVDGLLDALIENLGGIDNGTNI; encoded by the coding sequence ATGACGACGCCGGAAGCCCAGGGACAATCCCTGGGTCCGCTCGCCGGCAAGCGCATCATGGTGACGAGGGCAAAAAGCCAGGTGCGGGAGCTGGTGGAAAAGATCGAAGCCTTCGGAGGGGAGGCGTACGCCTTTCCGCTCCTGAAAATGGTTCCCCCGGATGACAAAAGCCTGTTGGACGAGGCGATCTTCCGGCTTGGGACGTACGACTGGATCATCTTTACCAGCGTGAATGGCGTGGGCTTTTTTTTGGAGCGCATGCGGGAGGTAGGCGTGGGCATCCAGGCCATCACGGGACAGGTAGCGGCCGTCGGGCCCAAGACTGCTGCCGCCTTGGAGAAGGAAGGACTGACTGTTGCGGCGATTCCTTCCGATTACGTGGCGGAGGGGCTGCTCGCCAGCCTTCACGACCTTCTGAAAGCAGGGCAGCGGGTGCTGCTGCCACGCGCTGACATCGCCCGCAAAGCGCTGCCGCACGAGCTTGCCCGTCTGGGACTTGACGTGACGGAAGTGGATGTGTACCACACTGTCATCGACGGCCAGCTCGCTCCGGAAGCTGCCGGGCGCCTGCAGCGCAAAGAAATTGACGGAATCCTGTTCACCAGCTCGTCCACCGTGAGCCATTTCGTTCAGGCGATGGCCCCTTTTGCACAAGAGGGCTGGCTCGATCGGGTGTGCATCGCCTGCATCGGACCGATCACTGCGGAAACGGCGAGACAGAGTGGTCTGCACGTCGATGTGGTGGCAGCCGAGTACACCGTGGATGGGCTTTTGGATGCTTTGATAGAAAACCTGGGAGGGATAGACAATGGCACAAACATTTGA
- a CDS encoding DMT family transporter produces MKKSWVADVTLLLIAFVWGTTFLIVQQAISALPPNAFNAVRFTIAALFLLIVQLAFYRRSWKQWRGPLIRAGMILGFWLCLGYALQTVGLLYTTPSKAGFITGLSVVLVPLLTLLLMKERVKPAAVVGVILAAVGLYLLTQNQSFSFNVGDILVFGCAICFAMQIVFTGKYAPHYPALPLAITQLGTVAVLSWLYAFFFEDWRLAFDPDILFLPEVATGLIITSIFATALAFLAQTALQKQTSSTRVALIFALEPVFAALTSYVFIHEVLNGRQLIGCLMIFTGMILAELPIQEWVRSVRARKRKPGGESESA; encoded by the coding sequence TTGAAAAAATCATGGGTGGCAGACGTGACGCTGCTTCTGATCGCATTCGTCTGGGGGACCACGTTTTTGATCGTGCAACAGGCGATTTCGGCCCTGCCGCCAAATGCGTTCAACGCAGTCCGTTTCACGATCGCGGCATTATTTTTGCTCATCGTTCAACTGGCTTTTTACCGCCGTTCCTGGAAGCAGTGGCGCGGCCCGCTGATCCGGGCGGGGATGATTCTCGGTTTTTGGCTTTGTTTGGGATACGCCCTGCAAACAGTAGGCCTCTTGTACACGACGCCGTCAAAGGCGGGCTTCATCACCGGCCTGTCGGTCGTACTGGTCCCGCTGCTGACGCTTCTGCTCATGAAGGAACGCGTCAAACCGGCTGCCGTCGTCGGGGTCATTCTCGCTGCGGTCGGACTGTACTTGCTCACCCAAAACCAATCGTTCTCGTTCAATGTCGGGGACATTTTGGTTTTCGGCTGCGCGATCTGTTTTGCCATGCAAATCGTTTTTACGGGAAAGTACGCGCCCCACTACCCTGCCCTTCCGCTCGCCATCACGCAGCTTGGAACGGTCGCGGTGCTCAGCTGGCTATACGCGTTTTTCTTCGAAGACTGGCGATTGGCTTTTGATCCGGACATTCTGTTTTTGCCAGAGGTCGCAACAGGTCTGATCATTACCTCCATCTTTGCGACAGCGCTCGCCTTTCTGGCGCAGACCGCGCTGCAGAAGCAAACCAGCTCCACCAGGGTCGCCCTTATTTTTGCCCTGGAGCCTGTCTTCGCCGCTCTGACCTCTTATGTTTTCATCCACGAGGTGTTGAACGGACGTCAGCTCATCGGCTGCCTGATGATTTTCACAGGGATGATCCTCGCCGAGCTCCCGATCCAGGAGTGGGTCCGAAGCGTCCGCGCCCGCAAGCGCAAACCGGGCGGCGAGAGCGAGTCCGCCTGA
- a CDS encoding cytochrome c biogenesis protein CcsA has translation MAEVRWIYDLTIFLYAASVLFYFNDFLQSNRKVNRLAFGLLVVVWALQTAFFVSQTIMKAYFPVITLFETLFFYSWVLVSLSLAIHYFFRIDLLVFFTNIIGFVVLVMSMFLPETPIVAVSSILTSELLLTHVTLAMFSYGAFSLSMIFSGMYLLQHKMLKERRWTPLLRRLPSLERLGSYAYRMNMLGVPMLLLSIVLGIIWAKMVLPEKFLLDAKVVLSILVLASYSFWLYKRYRDTMPMRRMQQWNVLAFALLLINFFATNTSTFHSWW, from the coding sequence ATGGCCGAGGTGAGATGGATCTACGACTTGACGATCTTTCTCTACGCTGCAAGTGTTCTCTTCTATTTTAACGACTTCTTGCAAAGCAACCGGAAAGTCAACCGCCTGGCTTTCGGGTTGCTTGTTGTCGTTTGGGCCTTGCAAACCGCTTTTTTTGTTTCGCAGACAATCATGAAGGCGTATTTTCCTGTCATCACGTTGTTTGAGACGCTCTTTTTTTATTCGTGGGTGTTGGTGAGCCTCTCGCTTGCCATTCACTATTTTTTTCGAATTGATTTACTGGTCTTTTTTACCAACATCATCGGGTTTGTAGTCCTGGTCATGTCGATGTTTTTGCCGGAGACGCCGATCGTCGCGGTCTCCAGCATCCTGACGTCGGAGCTGCTCCTGACCCATGTCACGCTGGCGATGTTCAGCTACGGAGCCTTTTCCTTGTCGATGATCTTCTCGGGGATGTACCTGCTCCAGCACAAGATGCTCAAGGAGCGGCGCTGGACTCCGCTGCTTCGGCGCTTGCCGAGCCTGGAGAGGCTGGGGAGCTACGCGTACCGGATGAACATGCTCGGAGTGCCGATGCTGCTTTTGTCTATTGTACTCGGCATTATTTGGGCAAAAATGGTACTGCCGGAGAAATTCCTGCTGGACGCAAAAGTCGTCCTCTCCATCCTGGTGCTCGCCAGTTATTCATTCTGGCTGTACAAAAGGTACCGCGATACGATGCCGATGCGTCGGATGCAGCAGTGGAACGTCCTGGCGTTTGCGCTGCTCCTCATCAACTTTTTCGCAACCAACACTTCAACATTTCACAGCTGGTGGTAA
- the hemC gene encoding hydroxymethylbilane synthase produces the protein MKKWNVGTRRSNLALTQTKWVVDRLQEIAPEAQFELHEIVTKGDRILDVTLSKVGGKGLFVKEIEQSLFDRETDFAVHSLKDMPAELPEGLVIGAIPKRVDARDVLLSKDGKTLDELPEGALVGTSSLRRSAQLLAYRPDLQIESLRGNIDTRMRKMEEGNFDAIILAAAGLERVQFAGSISQYLPVEISLPAVGQGALAIECRSDDEETLALLRKLDHQPTRLAVTAERSFLHKLQGGCQVPIGAYATVGEGDLVTVTGMVGSPDGKQLFRETASGHDPVALGIQVAEALLAQGAGEVLAAVLRENEQ, from the coding sequence ATGAAAAAATGGAACGTGGGTACGCGCCGCAGCAATCTGGCGCTCACTCAGACAAAATGGGTCGTCGACCGTTTGCAAGAGATCGCTCCCGAAGCGCAGTTCGAGCTGCATGAGATCGTCACGAAGGGGGATCGGATCCTCGATGTGACGCTGTCCAAGGTCGGGGGCAAAGGATTGTTCGTCAAGGAAATCGAGCAGTCGCTGTTCGATCGGGAAACGGATTTCGCCGTGCACAGCCTGAAGGACATGCCGGCGGAATTGCCGGAAGGACTGGTCATCGGGGCGATCCCGAAGCGGGTAGATGCCCGTGATGTCCTGCTTTCCAAAGACGGGAAAACATTGGACGAGTTGCCAGAGGGAGCGTTGGTCGGAACGAGCAGCCTGCGCAGATCCGCACAGCTCCTGGCTTACCGCCCCGACCTGCAGATCGAATCGCTGCGCGGCAATATCGACACGCGGATGCGCAAGATGGAGGAAGGCAATTTTGATGCGATCATTCTGGCTGCAGCCGGATTGGAGCGCGTCCAGTTTGCAGGCAGCATCTCGCAGTACTTGCCGGTGGAAATCAGCCTCCCTGCAGTCGGGCAAGGGGCTTTGGCGATCGAATGCCGTTCGGATGACGAAGAGACCCTGGCCCTGCTTCGCAAGCTGGATCATCAGCCCACGCGGCTGGCGGTGACGGCCGAGCGCAGCTTCCTGCACAAGCTGCAAGGCGGCTGCCAGGTGCCGATCGGCGCTTATGCCACAGTGGGAGAAGGGGATCTGGTGACAGTGACCGGCATGGTCGGTTCCCCGGACGGCAAGCAGCTGTTCAGAGAGACAGCGAGCGGGCATGATCCGGTTGCCCTCGGCATACAAGTAGCGGAGGCGCTGCTCGCGCAAGGTGCTGGCGAGGTGCTGGCTGCGGTGCTTCGGGAGAACGAACAATGA
- a CDS encoding GyrI-like domain-containing protein, which yields MSGRISVVPSKNVIAVSFSGTFPALVKEMPGVWEAFLQRQSEIPHVVSPHVRFDISSENRSYQLYTEYIGVEVERFERIPAGMVGLTLPERTYACFTHSGPMDQVQETYRNAFRWLGEEGYRVDESALRFERYDERYTPGFHNRERKENAYDIFIPLL from the coding sequence ATGAGCGGGAGGATCTCAGTAGTACCATCGAAAAATGTGATTGCCGTCAGTTTTTCCGGCACGTTTCCGGCTTTGGTCAAGGAAATGCCGGGCGTCTGGGAGGCGTTTTTGCAGCGTCAGTCCGAAATACCGCATGTCGTCTCTCCGCATGTCCGCTTCGACATCAGCAGCGAGAACCGATCCTACCAACTGTACACCGAGTACATAGGAGTGGAGGTCGAGCGGTTCGAACGAATTCCGGCTGGAATGGTCGGTCTGACCCTGCCGGAGAGGACCTATGCCTGCTTTACCCATTCAGGGCCGATGGATCAGGTCCAAGAGACGTACCGGAACGCGTTCCGGTGGCTGGGCGAAGAAGGCTATCGCGTGGACGAATCGGCCCTTCGCTTCGAAAGGTACGATGAACGCTACACCCCCGGATTTCATAATCGGGAGCGGAAGGAAAATGCGTACGACATCTTCATCCCTCTGCTGTGA
- the hemL gene encoding glutamate-1-semialdehyde 2,1-aminomutase: MNKEKSAKYFAEAQHYIPGGVNSPVRAFKSVGGNPVYIERGAGSRIYDVDGNSYIDYIGSWGPLILGHAHPRVLSAITEVAALGTSFGAPTERETQMAKLVCELVPSVEVVRMVNSGTEATMSALRLARGYTKRNKIMKFEGCYHGHADSLLIKAGSGVATLGLPDSPGVPEGTAANTITVPYNDLESVKLAFSTYGDDLAAVIVEPVGGNMGVVPPLPGFLEGLREITKQHGTLLIFDEVMTGFRVARGGAQELFGITPDLTTMGKVIGGGLPVGAYGGKREIMQQIAPAGPIYQAGTLSGNPLAMAAGLTTLEELSKPGVYERLEKLSARLAEGLADNASKLGIPHTLNRVGSMVCLFFTDTPVINYETAKTSDLERFSAYFSHLLEEGIMIPPSQFEGMFVSLAHSEEDIEKTIEASYQAMKKL; this comes from the coding sequence ATGAACAAAGAAAAATCGGCGAAGTACTTTGCAGAAGCGCAGCACTACATTCCCGGCGGTGTAAACAGCCCCGTGCGCGCCTTCAAGAGCGTCGGTGGAAATCCGGTGTACATCGAGAGAGGAGCAGGCTCCCGGATCTACGATGTGGATGGCAACAGCTACATCGATTACATCGGCTCGTGGGGTCCCTTGATTCTCGGCCACGCGCATCCACGCGTCCTGTCGGCGATTACCGAAGTCGCCGCCTTGGGTACGAGCTTTGGCGCTCCGACCGAACGCGAAACACAGATGGCGAAGCTGGTTTGTGAGCTGGTCCCGTCCGTGGAAGTCGTGCGGATGGTCAATTCCGGTACGGAAGCGACGATGAGCGCTCTGCGTCTGGCGCGAGGGTATACGAAGCGGAACAAGATCATGAAGTTCGAGGGCTGTTACCACGGCCATGCAGACAGCCTGCTGATCAAGGCCGGTTCCGGCGTGGCGACGCTCGGCCTGCCTGACAGCCCCGGCGTGCCGGAGGGGACGGCAGCGAATACCATTACTGTGCCTTACAACGACCTGGAGAGCGTGAAGCTCGCCTTCTCCACATATGGAGATGATCTGGCGGCGGTCATCGTCGAACCGGTCGGCGGAAACATGGGCGTCGTGCCGCCTCTTCCGGGCTTCCTGGAAGGCCTGCGGGAAATTACGAAGCAACACGGTACGCTGCTCATTTTCGACGAAGTGATGACCGGGTTCCGTGTCGCTCGCGGCGGTGCCCAGGAGCTGTTCGGGATTACGCCGGACCTGACTACGATGGGCAAGGTCATCGGCGGCGGCTTGCCGGTCGGAGCATACGGCGGCAAGCGCGAAATCATGCAGCAAATTGCTCCGGCTGGACCGATCTACCAGGCGGGGACGCTCTCCGGCAACCCGCTTGCGATGGCAGCCGGACTTACGACTCTGGAAGAGCTGAGCAAGCCTGGCGTGTACGAGCGTCTGGAAAAACTGTCCGCACGTCTGGCGGAGGGTCTGGCGGACAATGCCAGCAAGCTTGGCATCCCGCACACGCTCAATCGCGTCGGCTCGATGGTCTGCCTGTTCTTTACCGATACGCCGGTGATCAACTACGAGACGGCAAAAACGTCCGATCTCGAGCGCTTCTCAGCCTACTTCAGCCACTTGCTGGAGGAGGGCATCATGATTCCGCCTTCGCAATTCGAAGGCATGTTCGTCTCCCTGGCTCACTCGGAGGAGGATATCGAGAAAACCATCGAGGCAAGCTATCAGGCGATGAAAAAACTGTAA